One genomic window of Streptomyces sp. WP-1 includes the following:
- a CDS encoding C40 family peptidase translates to MSHTAHIRSHRKPRRSASSLAMRAGVAGGVLSTLAVAGAAGSANAAEPVTQTLELPTLTADLATQAAQSADATQQAAANYQLQAERDAAAAKAAKQAKADLADAKQKAAEAKKKAEEAARKATAERASRSTVRMALTADDTSGSTSTGTGTGTSTGTGSSTATGSAAAVISFVKSQLGKAYVSGATGPSAYDCSGLVQTAFKQVGVSLPRVSQDQSTAGTQVSLSDLQPGDILYWGSAGSAYHVAVYVGDGMFVGAQNPSSGVSEHPLSYDQPTGAVRVL, encoded by the coding sequence ATGTCCCACACCGCTCACATACGCAGCCACCGGAAGCCCCGCCGCAGCGCGTCGTCCCTCGCGATGCGGGCCGGAGTTGCCGGTGGCGTCCTCAGCACCCTGGCAGTCGCCGGGGCCGCCGGTTCGGCCAACGCCGCCGAGCCGGTGACGCAGACCCTCGAACTGCCCACCCTGACGGCCGACCTGGCCACGCAGGCCGCCCAGTCCGCGGACGCCACCCAGCAGGCCGCGGCGAACTACCAGCTCCAGGCCGAGCGCGACGCCGCCGCCGCGAAGGCCGCGAAGCAGGCCAAGGCGGACCTCGCGGACGCCAAGCAGAAGGCCGCCGAGGCCAAGAAGAAGGCCGAGGAGGCCGCCCGCAAGGCCACCGCCGAGCGCGCCTCGCGCAGCACGGTCCGGATGGCCCTCACGGCCGACGACACCTCCGGCTCCACCTCCACGGGCACCGGCACCGGCACCAGCACCGGCACCGGCTCCTCCACGGCCACCGGTTCCGCCGCGGCCGTCATCAGCTTCGTCAAGTCGCAGCTGGGCAAGGCGTACGTCTCCGGCGCCACCGGCCCCTCCGCGTACGACTGCTCGGGCCTGGTGCAGACCGCCTTCAAGCAGGTCGGCGTGAGCCTGCCGCGGGTCTCGCAGGACCAGTCGACCGCCGGCACCCAGGTCTCGCTGAGCGACCTCCAGCCGGGCGACATCCTGTACTGGGGCAGCGCGGGCAGCGCGTACCACGTCGCGGTGTACGTGGGCGACGGCATGTTCGTCGGCGCGCAGAACCCGTCCTCCGGCGTCTCCGAGCACCCCCTCTCGTACGACCAGCCGACGGGCGCCGTGCGCGTACTCTGA
- a CDS encoding NADH-quinone oxidoreductase subunit D, which produces MSTQSASARETTEGTVYTVTGGDWDEVVQSAARSDDERIVVNMGPQHPSTHGVLRLILEIDGETVTEARCGIGYLHTGIEKNLEFRTWTQGTTFVTRMDYLTSFFNETGYCLAVEKLLGIEDDITERAKIIRVLLMELNRMSSHLVCIATGGMELGATTIMIYGFRDREMILDLYELITGLRMNHAYIRPGGLAQDLPPGAVDQIREFVKKMRRNLPEYDKLATGNPIFKARMGDIGYLDLAGCMALGATGPILRATGLPHDLRKSQPYCDYETYDFEVPTADSCDAYGRFLIRLEEMRQSLGIIEQCLDRLAPGPVMVADKKIAWPAQLALGPDGLGNSLDHIKKIMGTSMEALIHHFKLVTEGFRVPPGQAYAAVESPKGELGVHAVSDGGTRPYRVHFRDPSFTNLQAMAAMCEGGQVADVIVAVASIDPVMGGVDR; this is translated from the coding sequence GTGAGCACTCAGTCCGCATCGGCACGCGAAACCACCGAGGGCACCGTCTACACGGTCACCGGTGGCGACTGGGACGAGGTCGTCCAGTCCGCGGCCCGCTCCGACGACGAGCGCATCGTCGTCAACATGGGTCCCCAGCATCCCTCCACCCACGGGGTGCTCCGGCTGATCCTGGAGATCGACGGCGAGACGGTCACCGAGGCCCGCTGCGGCATCGGCTATCTGCACACCGGCATCGAGAAGAACCTCGAATTCCGCACGTGGACGCAGGGCACCACCTTCGTCACGCGCATGGATTACCTCACGTCCTTCTTCAACGAGACCGGCTACTGCCTCGCCGTCGAGAAGCTCCTCGGCATCGAGGACGACATCACCGAACGCGCCAAGATCATCCGCGTGCTCCTGATGGAGCTGAACCGGATGTCCTCCCACCTGGTGTGCATCGCCACCGGCGGCATGGAACTGGGCGCGACCACGATCATGATCTACGGCTTCCGCGATCGTGAAATGATTCTCGATCTCTATGAACTGATCACCGGCCTGCGGATGAACCACGCGTACATCCGCCCCGGCGGACTCGCCCAGGACCTGCCGCCCGGCGCGGTCGACCAGATCCGCGAGTTCGTCAAGAAGATGCGCCGAAACCTCCCGGAGTACGACAAGCTCGCCACCGGGAACCCCATCTTCAAGGCCCGCATGGGCGACATCGGCTATCTCGACCTGGCCGGCTGCATGGCCCTCGGCGCCACCGGCCCGATCCTGCGCGCCACCGGCCTGCCGCACGACCTGCGCAAGAGCCAGCCCTACTGCGACTACGAGACGTACGACTTCGAGGTCCCGACCGCCGACAGCTGCGACGCCTACGGCCGCTTCCTGATCCGGCTGGAGGAGATGCGCCAGTCGCTCGGGATCATCGAGCAGTGCCTGGACCGGCTGGCGCCCGGACCGGTCATGGTCGCCGACAAGAAGATCGCCTGGCCCGCCCAGCTGGCCCTCGGCCCGGACGGACTCGGCAACTCCCTCGACCACATCAAGAAGATCATGGGCACCTCCATGGAGGCCCTGATCCACCACTTCAAGCTGGTCACCGAGGGCTTCCGGGTCCCGCCGGGCCAGGCGTACGCGGCCGTCGAGTCCCCCAAGGGCGAACTCGGTGTGCACGCGGTCTCCGACGGCGGCACCCGCCCCTACCGGGTCCACTTCCGCGACCCGTCCTTCACCAATCTTCAGGCCATGGCGGCGATGTGCGAGGGCGGCCAGGTCGCCGACGTGATCGTCGCCGTCGCGTCCATCGACCCCGTGATGGGAGGCGTCGACCGGTGA
- a CDS encoding NADH-quinone oxidoreductase subunit B family protein, whose product MGLEEKLPSGFLLTTVEQAAGWVRKASVFPATFGLACCAIEMMTTGAGRYDLARFGMEVFRGSPRQADLMIVAGRVSQKMAPVLRQVYDQMPNPKWVISMGVCASSGGMFNNYAIVQGVDHIVPVDIYLPGCPPRPEMLMDAILKLHQKIQSTKLGVNAEEAAREAEEAALKALPTIEMKGLLR is encoded by the coding sequence ATGGGACTCGAAGAAAAGCTGCCGAGCGGCTTCCTGCTGACCACCGTGGAACAGGCCGCGGGCTGGGTGCGCAAGGCATCCGTCTTCCCGGCCACCTTCGGCCTGGCCTGCTGCGCCATCGAGATGATGACCACCGGCGCCGGCCGTTACGACCTCGCGCGCTTCGGCATGGAGGTCTTCCGCGGCTCACCGCGCCAGGCGGACCTGATGATCGTGGCCGGCCGGGTCAGCCAGAAGATGGCGCCGGTCCTGCGGCAGGTCTACGACCAGATGCCCAACCCCAAGTGGGTGATCTCCATGGGCGTCTGCGCCTCCTCGGGCGGCATGTTCAACAACTACGCGATCGTCCAGGGCGTCGACCACATCGTGCCGGTCGACATCTACCTCCCCGGCTGCCCGCCCCGGCCCGAGATGCTGATGGACGCGATCCTCAAGCTCCACCAGAAGATCCAGTCCACCAAGCTCGGGGTGAACGCCGAGGAGGCGGCTCGCGAGGCGGAGGAGGCGGCGCTCAAGGCCCTGCCCACCATCGAGATGAAGGGGCTGCTGCGGTGA
- a CDS encoding NADH-quinone oxidoreductase subunit A, producing MNAYAPILVLGALGAGFAIFSVVMATLIGPKRYNRAKLEAYECGIEPTPTPAGGGRFPIKYYLTAMLFIVFDIEIVFLYPWAVTFDALGLFGLVEMLLFVLTVFVAYAYVWRRGGLEWD from the coding sequence GTGAACGCGTATGCGCCCATCCTCGTACTGGGAGCCCTCGGGGCAGGCTTTGCGATCTTCTCCGTGGTCATGGCCACGCTGATCGGTCCGAAGCGGTACAACCGCGCCAAGCTCGAGGCCTACGAGTGCGGCATCGAGCCGACCCCCACGCCGGCGGGCGGCGGGCGCTTCCCCATCAAGTACTACCTGACGGCGATGCTCTTCATCGTCTTCGACATCGAGATCGTCTTCCTCTACCCCTGGGCCGTCACCTTCGACGCCCTGGGGCTTTTCGGGCTCGTGGAGATGCTGCTCTTCGTGCTCACCGTCTTCGTCGCGTACGCGTACGTATGGCGGCGCGGCGGCCTGGAATGGGACTGA
- a CDS encoding geranylgeranyl reductase family protein, which translates to MTEPLSDHSADVIVVGAGPAGSATAYHLAKAGLDVLLLEKTEFPREKVCGDGLTPRAVKQLVAMGIDISEEAGWLRNKGLRIIGGGSRLQLDWPDLAAYPNYGLVRKRDDFDEILARNAQKAGARLYERCNVSGPIVDERTGRITGVTAKVGEEKREVGYHAPLVVAADGNSTRLSLGMGLHRREDRPMGVAVRTYFTSPRHDDDYLESWLELWDRRGSQDRLLPGYGWIFGMGDGTSNVGLGVLNTSAAFKELDWREILKAWCASMPEDWGYTPENMTGPIRGAALPMAFNRQPHYTKGLLLVGDAGGLVNPFNGEGIAYAMESGQIAADVIVQAHARATPAQREIALQRYPRVLKDTYGGYYNLGRAFVKLIGNPKVMQIAAQRGLTHPVLMKFTLKLLANLTDPTGGDAMDRIINGLTKVTPKA; encoded by the coding sequence GTGACCGAGCCCCTCTCCGACCACTCCGCCGATGTGATCGTCGTCGGCGCGGGCCCAGCCGGCTCCGCGACCGCGTACCACCTGGCCAAGGCCGGTCTCGACGTACTGCTCCTGGAGAAGACGGAGTTCCCGCGCGAGAAGGTGTGCGGCGACGGCCTCACGCCCCGCGCGGTCAAGCAGCTCGTCGCCATGGGCATCGACATCTCCGAGGAGGCCGGCTGGCTGCGCAACAAGGGCCTGCGCATCATCGGCGGCGGCTCCCGCCTCCAGCTGGACTGGCCGGACCTCGCCGCCTACCCGAACTACGGACTCGTGCGCAAGCGCGACGACTTCGACGAGATCCTGGCCCGGAACGCGCAGAAGGCGGGCGCGCGGCTGTACGAGCGCTGCAATGTCTCCGGGCCGATCGTGGACGAGCGCACCGGCCGCATCACCGGGGTGACGGCCAAGGTCGGCGAGGAGAAGCGCGAGGTCGGCTATCACGCGCCGCTCGTCGTCGCGGCCGACGGCAACTCGACCCGGCTGTCCCTGGGGATGGGCCTGCACCGCCGCGAGGACCGGCCGATGGGCGTCGCGGTGCGCACGTACTTCACCTCGCCCCGCCACGACGACGACTACCTGGAGTCCTGGCTGGAGCTGTGGGACCGGCGCGGCTCGCAGGACCGGCTGCTGCCCGGCTACGGCTGGATCTTCGGCATGGGCGACGGCACGTCCAACGTCGGCCTCGGCGTCCTCAACACCTCCGCCGCCTTCAAGGAACTGGACTGGCGCGAGATCCTCAAGGCCTGGTGCGCGTCCATGCCCGAGGACTGGGGCTACACCCCCGAGAACATGACCGGGCCGATCCGCGGCGCCGCGCTGCCGATGGCCTTCAACCGGCAGCCGCACTACACCAAGGGCCTGCTGCTGGTCGGCGACGCCGGCGGCCTGGTGAACCCCTTCAACGGCGAGGGCATCGCCTACGCCATGGAGTCCGGCCAGATCGCCGCCGACGTCATCGTCCAGGCGCACGCGCGGGCGACGCCGGCCCAGCGGGAGATCGCCCTGCAGCGCTACCCGCGCGTCCTCAAGGACACCTACGGCGGCTACTACAACCTCGGCCGCGCCTTCGTGAAGCTCATCGGCAACCCCAAGGTCATGCAGATCGCCGCCCAGCGTGGCCTGACCCACCCGGTCCTGATGAAGTTCACCCTCAAACTCCTGGCCAACCTGACCGATCCCACGGGCGGCGACGCGATGGACCGGATCATCAACGGCCTGACGAAGGTGACCCCGAAGGCGTGA
- the nuoE gene encoding NADH-quinone oxidoreductase subunit NuoE codes for MTTSSSERGVSLGMPEPPAPAYPDDVRERLAADAREIVARYPDSRSALLPLLHLVQSEEGHVTRTGMRFCAETLGLTTAEVTAVATFYTMYRRRPSGDYQVGVCTNTLCAVMGGDAIFESLQEHLGVGNGETTEDGKVTLEHIECNAACDFAPVVMVNWEFFDNQTPAGARELVDDLRAGRDVRPTRGARLCTFKETARILAGFPDERPGAVEEGGSAGPASLVGLRLAKGESAPARVVHPRGGPQDPPRGPVHEPSPAEHPSSHDAPQETSASDPAHPAGPTAEEGE; via the coding sequence GTGACCACCTCTTCTTCGGAGCGGGGCGTCAGCCTGGGCATGCCCGAACCGCCCGCGCCCGCCTACCCGGACGACGTACGGGAGCGGCTGGCGGCGGACGCGCGCGAGATCGTCGCCCGCTACCCGGACTCCCGCTCCGCCCTGCTGCCGCTGCTCCACCTCGTGCAGTCCGAGGAGGGCCATGTCACGCGCACCGGAATGCGGTTCTGCGCGGAGACGCTCGGCCTGACCACCGCCGAGGTCACCGCGGTGGCCACCTTCTACACCATGTACCGGCGCCGGCCCTCCGGCGACTACCAGGTCGGGGTGTGCACCAACACCCTGTGCGCGGTGATGGGCGGCGACGCGATCTTCGAGTCCCTCCAGGAACACCTGGGCGTGGGCAACGGGGAGACCACCGAGGACGGCAAGGTCACCCTGGAGCACATCGAGTGCAACGCGGCCTGCGACTTCGCGCCGGTCGTGATGGTCAACTGGGAGTTCTTCGACAACCAGACGCCCGCCGGCGCCCGGGAACTGGTGGACGACCTGCGCGCCGGACGGGACGTGCGGCCCACCCGGGGTGCGCGCCTGTGCACCTTCAAGGAGACCGCCCGGATCCTGGCCGGCTTCCCGGACGAGCGGCCCGGAGCCGTCGAGGAGGGCGGCAGCGCCGGACCCGCCTCGCTGGTCGGACTGCGCCTGGCCAAGGGCGAGTCGGCACCCGCGCGCGTGGTCCACCCGCGCGGCGGCCCCCAGGACCCGCCGCGGGGGCCGGTGCACGAGCCGTCCCCGGCCGAGCACCCCAGCTCCCACGACGCGCCGCAGGAGACCTCGGCCTCCGATCCCGCGCATCCGGCCGGGCCCACCGCCGAGGAGGGGGAGTGA
- the nuoF gene encoding NADH-quinone oxidoreductase subunit NuoF produces MMTVAAELKDSSPEKLLAPVLSAFWDEDRSWSLDVYRRHEGYEGLRKALAMPPDDLIAYVKESGLRGRGGAGFPTGMKWQFIPQGDGKPHYLVVNADESEPGTCKDIPLLYANPHSLIEGIVIACYAIRSSHAFIYLRGEVVPVLRRLHEAVREAYAAGYLGENILGSGLNLELTVHAGAGAYICGEETALLDSLEGRRGQPRLRPPFPAVEGLYACPTVVNNVESIASVPAILKNGKDWFRAMGSEKSPGFTLYSLSGHVASPGQYEAPLGITLRQLLEMSGGMRAGHRLKFWTPGGSSTPMFTAEHLDVPLDYEGVGAAGSMLGTKALQCFDETTCVVRAVTRWTEFYAHESCGKCTPCREGTYWLVQLLRDIEAGKGARGDLDKLADIADNINGKSFCALGDGAASPIFSSLKYFREEYEQHITGRGCPFDPAKSTAWADRPEVNA; encoded by the coding sequence GTGATGACCGTGGCAGCCGAACTGAAGGACTCCAGCCCGGAGAAGCTGCTGGCACCCGTGCTGTCGGCCTTCTGGGACGAGGACCGCTCCTGGTCCCTGGACGTCTACCGGCGGCACGAAGGGTACGAGGGGCTGCGCAAGGCGCTCGCCATGCCACCCGACGACCTGATCGCCTACGTCAAGGAATCCGGGCTGCGCGGCCGCGGCGGCGCGGGCTTCCCGACCGGGATGAAATGGCAGTTCATCCCGCAGGGCGACGGCAAGCCGCACTATCTCGTCGTCAACGCCGACGAGTCGGAGCCGGGCACCTGCAAGGACATCCCGCTGCTGTACGCGAACCCGCACAGCCTCATCGAGGGCATCGTGATCGCGTGCTACGCCATCCGCTCCTCGCATGCCTTCATCTACCTCCGGGGTGAAGTGGTCCCGGTCCTGCGGCGGTTGCACGAGGCCGTGCGCGAGGCCTACGCGGCCGGCTACCTCGGCGAGAACATCCTCGGCAGCGGTCTGAACCTCGAACTCACCGTGCACGCCGGCGCCGGCGCGTACATCTGCGGCGAGGAGACCGCGCTGCTCGACTCGCTCGAAGGCCGCCGCGGCCAGCCGCGGCTGCGTCCCCCCTTCCCCGCCGTCGAGGGGCTCTACGCCTGCCCCACCGTGGTGAACAACGTCGAGTCCATCGCCTCGGTTCCCGCGATCCTGAAGAACGGGAAAGACTGGTTCAGGGCGATGGGCAGCGAGAAGTCCCCGGGCTTCACGCTCTACTCGCTCAGCGGGCATGTCGCGAGCCCCGGCCAGTACGAGGCACCGCTCGGCATCACCCTGCGCCAGCTCCTGGAGATGAGCGGCGGGATGCGCGCGGGCCACCGGCTGAAGTTCTGGACGCCGGGCGGCTCCTCCACCCCGATGTTCACCGCCGAACACCTCGATGTGCCGCTCGACTACGAGGGCGTCGGCGCCGCCGGCTCCATGCTCGGCACCAAGGCCCTCCAGTGCTTCGACGAGACCACCTGCGTGGTCCGCGCGGTCACCCGCTGGACCGAGTTCTACGCCCATGAGTCCTGCGGCAAGTGCACGCCCTGCCGCGAAGGGACGTACTGGCTGGTGCAGTTGCTGCGGGACATCGAGGCGGGCAAGGGCGCCAGGGGCGACCTGGACAAGCTCGCGGACATCGCCGACAACATCAACGGCAAGTCCTTCTGCGCCCTCGGCGACGGCGCGGCCTCCCCGATCTTCTCCTCGCTGAAGTACTTCCGCGAGGAGTACGAGCAGCACATCACGGGCCGGGGCTGCCCCTTCGACCCGGCCAAGTCGACGGCCTGGGCGGACCGCCCGGAGGTGAACGCATGA
- a CDS encoding NADH-quinone oxidoreductase subunit C, whose translation MSDANGTHGGGTNGVNPEKDLSASNLPGQRGQGGEEIRVQRGMFGANNGGDTSGYGGLVRSVRLPGPAIRPYGGWFDEVADELEGALEEQGLLPDNAIEKTVVDRGELTFHVEREHLPRVARTLRDDPALRFELCTGVSGVHYPHDKGRELHAVYHLRSITHNRLIRLEVSAPDADPRVPSLVSVYPTNDWHEREAYDFFGIVFDGHPALTRIMMPDDWQGHPQRKDYPLGGIPVEYKGAQIPAPDQRRSYS comes from the coding sequence GTGAGCGACGCGAACGGCACCCACGGCGGCGGGACGAACGGGGTGAACCCCGAGAAGGACCTCTCCGCCTCCAACCTCCCCGGCCAGCGCGGCCAGGGCGGCGAGGAGATCCGCGTCCAGCGCGGCATGTTCGGCGCCAACAACGGCGGCGACACCTCCGGCTACGGCGGCCTGGTCCGCTCGGTCCGGCTGCCCGGACCGGCGATCCGGCCCTACGGCGGCTGGTTCGACGAGGTCGCCGACGAGCTGGAGGGCGCCCTGGAGGAACAGGGCCTGCTGCCGGACAACGCCATCGAGAAGACGGTCGTGGACCGCGGCGAACTCACCTTCCACGTCGAGCGCGAGCACCTGCCGCGCGTCGCCCGCACCCTGCGCGACGACCCCGCCCTGCGCTTCGAGCTGTGCACCGGCGTCAGCGGCGTGCACTACCCGCACGACAAGGGCCGCGAGCTGCACGCCGTCTACCACCTGCGCTCGATCACCCACAACCGCCTGATCCGCCTGGAGGTCAGCGCCCCGGACGCCGACCCGCGCGTCCCGTCCCTGGTGTCCGTCTATCCCACCAACGACTGGCACGAACGCGAGGCGTACGACTTCTTCGGGATCGTCTTCGACGGCCACCCGGCCCTGACGCGGATCATGATGCCGGACGACTGGCAGGGCCACCCGCAGCGCAAGGACTACCCGCTCGGCGGCATCCCCGTCGAGTACAAGGGCGCCCAGATCCCGGCTCCGGACCAGCGGAGGTCGTACTCGTGA
- a CDS encoding NADH-quinone oxidoreductase subunit G yields MTVTTNAPAGGGEAARPPEDLVSLTIDGIEISVPKGTLVIRAAEQLGIEIPRFCDHPLLDPAGACRQCIVEVEGQRKPMASCTITCTDGMVVRTQLTSPVAEKAQHGVMELLLINHPLDCPVCDKGGECPLQNQAMSHGNAESRFEGRKRTYEKPVPISTQVLLDRERCVLCARCTRFSNQIAGDPMIELIERGALQQVGTGEGDPFESYFSGNTIQICPVGALTSAAYRFRSRPFDLVSSPTVCEHCAGGCATRTDHRRGKVMRRLAAEDPEVNEEWICDKGRFGFRYAQLKDRLDTPLVRGAGGVLEPASWPEALEAAARGLTAARSRAAVLTGGRLTVEDAYAYSKFARVALDTNDIDFRARVHSAEEAAFLAAEVAGRGRDLWTESGGGTGVTYSLLEKAPAVLLVGFEPEDEAPGVFLRLRKAWRRHKQLVFSLATHATRGLEKAGGTLLPAAPGTETEWLDALASGVGLEAPGTRAAEALRGEGAVIVVGERLASVSGGFTAAVRAATATGARLVWIPRRAGERGALEVGALPALLPGGRPATDPRARDEVAGVWGLSELPLGYGRDTEGIVEAAAAGALAALVVAGVEVADLPDPARAREALDQVGFLVSLELRPSEITERADVVLPVAAVAEKAGSFLDWEGRVRSFEAALKPEQLARRLAPTDARVLHMLADAMARAEGAEGRCHLGLPDLRSIRAEIDRLGSWDGPYATEPREPAGAVPRPAAGEAVLAGHRQLLDQGLLQEGDEALAGTRRAARARLSAATAAEAGVADGALLAVTGPAGTVELPLRISEMPDRVVWLPLNSVGGGVASDTGAQPGNLVRIGPAAPAGAAPKEVEA; encoded by the coding sequence ATGACCGTGACCACCAACGCCCCCGCGGGCGGCGGGGAGGCGGCCCGCCCGCCGGAGGACCTCGTCTCGCTGACGATCGACGGCATCGAGATCAGCGTGCCCAAGGGCACCCTGGTCATCCGGGCCGCCGAACAGCTCGGCATCGAGATCCCCCGCTTCTGCGACCACCCGCTGCTCGACCCGGCCGGCGCCTGCCGGCAGTGCATCGTGGAGGTGGAGGGCCAGCGCAAGCCGATGGCCTCCTGCACCATCACCTGCACCGACGGCATGGTGGTGCGCACCCAGCTGACCTCCCCGGTCGCCGAGAAGGCCCAGCACGGTGTGATGGAGCTGCTGCTCATCAACCACCCGCTGGACTGCCCGGTCTGCGACAAGGGCGGCGAGTGCCCGCTGCAGAACCAGGCCATGTCGCACGGCAACGCCGAGTCCCGCTTCGAGGGCCGCAAGCGGACCTACGAGAAGCCGGTCCCGATCTCCACCCAGGTGCTGCTGGACCGCGAGCGCTGCGTGCTGTGCGCGCGCTGCACCCGGTTCTCCAACCAGATCGCGGGCGACCCGATGATCGAGCTGATCGAGCGGGGCGCGCTCCAGCAGGTCGGCACCGGCGAGGGCGACCCCTTCGAGTCGTACTTCTCCGGGAACACCATCCAGATCTGCCCCGTGGGAGCGCTCACCTCGGCGGCGTACCGCTTCCGCTCCCGCCCCTTCGACCTGGTCTCCTCGCCCACGGTGTGCGAGCACTGCGCGGGCGGCTGCGCCACCCGCACCGACCACCGGCGCGGCAAGGTCATGCGGCGGCTCGCGGCCGAGGACCCCGAGGTCAACGAGGAGTGGATCTGCGACAAGGGGCGCTTCGGCTTCCGCTACGCCCAGCTCAAGGACCGCCTCGACACACCACTGGTGCGGGGCGCCGGCGGCGTCCTGGAGCCCGCGTCCTGGCCGGAGGCACTGGAGGCCGCCGCGCGCGGTCTGACGGCCGCCCGCTCCCGGGCCGCCGTCCTGACCGGCGGCCGGCTGACCGTCGAGGACGCCTACGCGTACAGCAAGTTCGCGCGGGTCGCCCTGGACACCAACGACATCGATTTCCGCGCGCGGGTGCACAGCGCCGAGGAGGCGGCCTTCCTCGCCGCCGAGGTGGCGGGCCGCGGGCGTGATCTCTGGACGGAGTCCGGGGGAGGTACGGGGGTCACGTACTCCCTGCTGGAGAAGGCGCCCGCCGTGCTCCTCGTCGGCTTCGAGCCGGAGGACGAGGCCCCCGGCGTCTTCCTGCGACTGCGCAAGGCGTGGCGCAGGCACAAGCAGCTGGTGTTCTCGCTGGCCACGCACGCGACCCGGGGCCTGGAGAAGGCGGGCGGCACCCTGCTGCCGGCCGCGCCCGGCACCGAGACCGAGTGGCTGGACGCGCTCGCGAGCGGCGTCGGCCTGGAGGCCCCCGGCACCCGGGCCGCCGAGGCGCTGCGCGGTGAGGGCGCCGTCATCGTCGTAGGGGAGCGGCTGGCCTCGGTCAGCGGCGGGTTCACCGCCGCCGTACGGGCCGCGACCGCGACCGGCGCCCGGCTGGTGTGGATCCCGCGCCGGGCCGGGGAGCGCGGCGCCCTGGAGGTCGGCGCGCTGCCCGCGCTGCTGCCCGGCGGCCGCCCCGCGACCGACCCGCGCGCCCGCGACGAGGTGGCCGGCGTCTGGGGCCTGTCCGAACTGCCGCTGGGCTACGGCCGCGACACCGAGGGGATCGTCGAGGCCGCCGCGGCCGGCGCCCTGGCGGCCCTGGTGGTCGCGGGCGTCGAGGTCGCCGACCTGCCCGACCCGGCCCGCGCCCGCGAGGCGCTGGACCAGGTCGGCTTCCTGGTCTCGCTGGAGCTGCGGCCCAGCGAGATCACCGAACGCGCCGACGTCGTCCTGCCGGTCGCCGCGGTCGCCGAGAAGGCGGGCTCCTTCCTCGACTGGGAGGGCAGGGTGCGCTCCTTCGAGGCCGCGCTCAAGCCGGAGCAGCTGGCCCGCCGCCTGGCCCCGACCGACGCCCGGGTCCTGCACATGCTGGCCGACGCGATGGCCCGCGCCGAAGGCGCTGAGGGACGCTGTCACCTGGGGCTGCCGGACCTGCGCAGCATCCGCGCGGAGATCGACCGGCTCGGCTCCTGGGACGGGCCGTACGCCACCGAGCCCCGGGAGCCCGCGGGCGCCGTACCCCGCCCGGCCGCCGGGGAGGCCGTGCTCGCGGGCCACCGGCAGCTGCTCGACCAGGGCCTCCTCCAGGAGGGCGACGAGGCGCTGGCCGGCACCCGGCGCGCCGCCCGGGCCCGGCTGTCGGCCGCCACGGCCGCCGAGGCCGGGGTCGCGGACGGCGCTCTCCTCGCCGTCACCGGCCCCGCCGGAACCGTCGAACTCCCGCTCCGGATCAGCGAGATGCCCGACCGGGTGGTCTGGCTCCCGCTGAACTCCGTCGGCGGCGGCGTCGCCTCCGACACCGGGGCACAGCCCGGCAACCTCGTCCGCATCGGCCCCGCGGCCCCCGCCGGGGCGGCCCCCAAGGAGGTGGAGGCATGA
- the def gene encoding peptide deformylase, translated as MPRVFVQGAPVAEFPRYAPESGRGAVRRITEVGEAVLHKPCRDVTEFGPDLAALIDDMFRTMYVAEGAGLAANQVGVDLRLFVYDCPDDDGNRHVGHIVNPVLESPLDGRRLLDEGEGCLSVPGAVMALPRPDRALVRGRDRDGNPLEIEGTGYFARCLAHETDHTNGYIYLDRLTKREKKDALRQMGDRREEVYARRSAKEGELSRV; from the coding sequence ATGCCACGCGTGTTCGTACAGGGCGCCCCTGTCGCCGAGTTCCCCCGGTACGCCCCCGAGTCCGGGCGCGGCGCGGTGCGCCGGATCACCGAGGTCGGCGAGGCGGTGCTGCACAAACCCTGCCGGGACGTCACGGAGTTCGGGCCCGACCTCGCGGCGCTCATCGACGACATGTTCCGCACGATGTACGTCGCGGAGGGCGCCGGGCTCGCGGCGAATCAGGTCGGGGTCGATCTGCGCCTCTTCGTGTACGACTGCCCCGACGACGACGGGAATCGGCATGTCGGACACATCGTCAACCCCGTGCTGGAATCACCCCTCGACGGGCGACGGCTGCTGGACGAGGGCGAGGGATGCCTGTCGGTGCCGGGCGCGGTGATGGCGCTGCCGCGGCCCGACCGGGCGCTCGTGCGCGGCCGGGACCGGGACGGCAACCCGCTGGAGATCGAGGGCACGGGTTACTTCGCCCGGTGCCTCGCGCACGAGACGGATCACACCAACGGGTACATCTATCTCGACCGGTTGACCAAGCGGGAGAAAAAGGACGCGCTGCGGCAGATGGGCGACCGGCGGGAGGAGGTCTACGCCCGCCGGTCCGCCAAGGAGGGGGAGTTGAGCCGGGTCTAG